The window GTCCTCTCAAGTGACTAAATGAACCAAGTTCTATGGATTTTGATTTATGCAGTCCGTTTAATGTGGAACTATAAGACAATGCTTGTGAGAAATATCTATCGCCAATACTAAAACCACAGTAGGCcaaaacgcaagtgtaccccattttctttttaaaatctaACGAATATCCGTAATCGGGATGAAATTTGGCGGGGAGacagaggtccccaccctacacgattgcatcaaattccataaccatcggtcaataatcaaccgagattttGAGGGACACATTTTTAAGCGCCCTTtgctgcaatgttaacaaacatttcaaagcgatccaggatcatcgccaaaatgtactcacctgttccaggtaacattctaacatttcctgaaaacgtcatcaggatccatctgtaactttttgagttatgtcgctgacagacagacagacagacagacagacacagagctagaTGTACGCCagcaaaaacaacctccttggctGAGGCAATAACAGTGAAGCCGGGGGAGTTGACATTGTGTGGGACAAGGGCTCACTTGGTTCAAGGACAAACCCGCCCCCACGCTGTTGGCCAACCCTGTGCTCTATCATATTAACCACTGATTTGGGCTGTGCCTATTTACAATCAGACACAATCCCCACTGttccagtgatgtcatcacctttATTTTGTTAAGACGGgcagttttttctttctttagatGCGGAAAATATATTCTCTATACaataatttaatgttttactACCTGACGCAACCGGGAGGGAATATTCCCTGCGTCACTAACTGAATGTACGTCGCTTCGCTCACCAACCCCCCTTGGACCAGGTTAAAAGGGCAGCAACAGTGGCCTAATCAGGCTAAACAAAAGTCCCACTAaagctgacttttttttaatgaatggaAATCTGCGCATTCTATTCTTGTTAAGCTATACTGCCGTTAAATGAAACTTGTCACGGTAAACGTGAGTTAGCAAACTTAATGGCTAATAGCCCTGCCACACTGGCTGCTGGGCCACACAAGTTCTAAGCTAAGAGCCACTTATCCACTTTAAATGACCGACTGCCCGTTTGTTCAGAACGCGGTCGTGATTTTTTCCGCCGCGTTAAGTAAAGATAGTTGATATGCGATGACACAACGACGTTAACGGGAAGGTATCGTTTGTTCACACACAGGTTTCCTCGAATTCCTGCTTTGCTAGCTGTGCTACAGCGTTGTTTTGCTAACATCTTTCACCCCATCTGGAATCTACAAATGGCTGATAGTTAAATGAATTAATTCCCAAACATACCTTTTTATAACCGGATTCCTTTGACTTTTCCAGTCCAGTTGGGTCACTATCTTTGTCTATAATCGATTCTTATGACAAGGGATGGCTATTTCTCGAAAACACAGGCGACGCTAGCCCGGATGTAGTACGGTATGTACACACGCCGCTGCGGTGAGGAGGACGTCGATTggtccgtgtctgtgtgtgcgcgctgctgAATAAAagtgccacctgctggtgagCAGAGGAACTGCGTTTGAACGTCGAATCAGTGTCTGCGTTCATTCCAACAAGCTCACCATAATAATATTGGTATAGTTGGAAAggtaaaaacgtttttttaatCAACTCATATCGAaaggatctaaaacaatctatAATTTATAGCCCTATCTTGGCACCATTATTACATTACAAGATTGTTGTGCAGTGCAGTAtgtgaaactagaaaagcactcagagagctcaaacctccgccaagcagctcattcccctcataattagatttacaccgtccacatggtgatctggatcatcatcaaaaggttctaaaattgttcttggtatctttatacaccaacaatgaaaagtaaaagtgaattgtaGTTTACGTgtattttttacctttattttacGTTTATTGatgtttatcttttatttaaatgtgtatgttttgttcttttatccATCTATGTTAGACCAACACCCATCTTCAGAGtgttttttcatcaagatccgtccagcagtttttccgcattcctgctaacaaacaaaccgactgacaaacagacaaaaacataacctccttggcagaggtaacaaATATACTTGTGGTACTCTCTGACATACAGTATGTCCCACATATGGTTGAAATATTTgctcttcattcatttattatcttCGGCCGCTGCTCCAAATCTGGGTTACGGgtttatgctggagcctatcccaactgacATTGGGCAGGAGGTGTAGACACCCTGGgcaagtcgccagtttatctCAGGGCCACACAAACACCTGTTCACTCACACAGTCATAACCAGAGTCTTATTTAgcgtgatcaattcacctaagttgcatgtttctggaggtgggaggaagccggaacTTACAAACCCCATACAGAAAAGCCTCAGGCCTGTGAGAtgacagcgctatccactgcaccaccatgcttgCCAAGTATTTTGTTCTGTAATTTCTAAGAGACAAACGTTTCACCATTGTTCATACTCACTGGCAGGGTGCCATCCCCAAGCTGTTGAAAGCGAGTCTCCTCAACGGAGAGTCCTTTGTGAGGAGAATACCTGGTGTCTGTCAGACCTGCCTGCTGCTCAAACCTCTGAAGATTCTCGTTGGACTTCTCTAAGTGAAGATGGGCGTACAGTCAACAGTGGGGTCACAGTGAGTTAGTGCTTAATATGTTAAGTATTGCGTTCCAACGTCACTAAGATGTTACATCTGTTACAGGTCGGGAAGGAACAAAGTCTGACCAGTCGCTCTAGACATCATTcagaatgtaaataaatattcccCCAAATGATTTCCAGTTGTTTTGTGTCAACTTACTCATCATGAGTGAGTTCATTAAGGAGGTGGCTTTGGATTTCACAGCTGACACTGGAGGTTTGCTCAGAGCCGGTGCCTCAAAAGAGAGCATCTTCCCACCGCTCTCGCTTTCCTGTTAACAGAAGTTTACACTGTTAGGATTAGAAACATTTTGTACAGGGTGCCACATCAAAAACAACGTGGATCACTAGGAACAAACAGGAACGCACCTCTGCAGTGTGCCTGAACTTGTGCTTCGGGATGACAGGCTCTTTCCACAACACATTGACGGAAAAATCAGCCGGAGGTGAATTCATGCGGGCATCCATGAGGTCATCATAGCTGATATTGCGCCGTGCGATTTCCATTGGAGTCGATAAGGAACCAATGAGTCCGGATGATGGGTTAGATTCAAGCGCTGAAGGATGTAAGAGAGGAAGGGGTGTCAGAAGCACGTAAATCTCACATCCTCTCCAAAGCCAGCAAAAATGtccatcaaaaggttctaaaattgttcttggtatctttaaacaccaaccactaaaagtaaaagtgaatcagagttgatgtgtttcttttaacagatttttgaatccgttaacgggcttttcaatgttaaaatgtaatctttttttctaacgtcattctggagcCGAtccgcctcggcagaggtaaatattgcaataaaaaacaaacaaatgtttttgactgatgaactggcggcttgcccagggtgtaccccgcctctcgcccttagACTGCTGCATGGGATACACTCCAGCACGACCCAGTTACGGACACAGCGCTTAAGAAGAAGATCTTTTTAAACCACTTTGACTCGTTATTCTACTTTTACCTGCTTTATTGATGCTGCTGTAATTTGGAATCTTTCCCTTGTGGGGATATCGTCATCATAAAGGAATATCTTATCTCATCTTACCTGGTGGAATCCCTCCCTGTCCTGAGGCCATTTCGACGGGGAAGCAGAGCGGTTGACTCGGAGCGGTGCGAGGATGGCACGGAGGTAAATCTCTGTCTTGACTTGGGCTCCAAATCTGGACAGTTCATCACACAACGTGTTACTGAGCCATCAGACGGATCATATACTAACGCTTCCTCCTGTGGAGGAAACGCGTGTAAATGCAACAACATGGAACACACATCTGACGTCTGTGTCCACTGTTCTCAGGACTCTGCGTCCCGTGCCTGATACGCTCCAAATAGAACCAGCGCGTCTGGTTGCAGGCAGCGCACTCATCCAGAACCGGCCTCAGTCCAGCCGCGTCAGCGCAAGCCAGAGAAAAACAGCCGAACTGGGAGGCGAGGCGCGTCCACGGTCTGTTGGGCTCCCACTCCCACCCGGTTGAAACGAGAGACGCGGTGTGGTCGTCCACTCCAGCCTGCTAAACGCCGTTCTTTGTCGGATTTAGCACATTCGGGTCATTGGTATTTTGTATTCCGGTGTAAATTCCAAACAGCTGATATCTGATCTGCTGTTCGTGTCCGCGCTGTGGACCAAACACAGTCACTTGCAAAATCAGGAACTTGAACAAGTCACGCCACGGGCGGGTGGGTGAAAGAAAGtaggaaaaacacagacaagaagacaaattaacaaataaaaataaaaagatctaTTTCATGTCACGGGGAGTCTGCACGGTCGCTTGATTTGGGAGTTGCGGGTCGTTTTGCGGGTCGTTTTGCGGGTCTCTTTTGCGGGTGGTTTTGCTTACCTCAGCCTGTCCGTCCCTGCTTTATCCTGACGCGCTCAGACGCAGTGGCGCACTGCGCGGCCGATCTGTTTACTTTCACCGGTTGGATTATCCGTGACTTTTGGACGTGTAAACAGCATTCCGAGCGGCGAGACGTCCACGGTGATATATAAACGCACCTGCCCGTCCCCGCGCACGGAGCGTGACCAAATCCTGCAGCTCTTGTTGTGGAACAGGTGGAACAGCGCGACATTCTGAAAGCACGAAATGTGTGCAACAGGGCAGGCCGGAATTCAAATGTCATATTTGTAAATTAAATTGGTCGGGtaatattctatttttatacaAGTGGTGCTGTCACTGAGAATTAAATCTTAGAATTTGATTAAAACactctgtgtgtgcgcgcgtgcgtgtgtgtgtgcgtgtgtggaggaTAACAGCCTAtgacaggggtgtcaaactcattttctccgagggccacatcagcattatggttgccctcacaGGGCCAGTTGTAATTgtaacatcgtgtaaatgtaactacaTGTAAtgtgctgctaaataactgtttttactactacatacttaattaaattataaatattacatatgcaattgcatagttctaaaaatatatcgatactttactgctgtaaaaatatccgccgaggttatgtaatcgccggcgtctgtctgtaatttgttcttcaatatctccattgattattgactgatatttagggaatttaacacagtcatgtaggctgggggggggggggggggggggggggggggctctatctcaccactgaatatcatctgggtcggatccagaatggagtcagcaacaaatatttaattttaacattaaaaccccatttacagattaaaaatcagttacaaatacacatcaactctgattcacttttacttttcagcattttacaaaaacaatgtctgcacaaagctcttgtgggccacaaaaaatgacgtggcgggccacattggcccccgggccttgagtttgacacatatggcCTATGAGATTCATTAGATCAGACCCGCCCCTGTCAGAGTTGAGCAGGAACTTGGTGTCCGCCTGATGCGGAGTCTGTTCTGAAACATGGAAGTGATACtgtcatgtctgtctgtctgtctgtctgtccatccgtttTGACAGCAGTGACAGAATCATTCTGCCTGAGGAACACGAGCAAAACAAGTTTAAAGTACACTTCCAAACCACATGTAAAAGGAAAATTGTGCAAGCATTACAGACATGAGACAACTTGGCATGGGCGCAACAGTGTCCTTtgaataaatttaaaaaagagaaTGTCCAAAGGTTGTGTTTaaggataaataaaaataaaatcaaaaatcagcCTCTTGATCAAGACGCATCCAAAATTCAACAGTTACATTTTGGGATATGCCACTCTTTTACAGCGTTTAATGTGTaattgcttaaaaaaaaagtccagtcCAAATTTGCAATTTCAAAGAAGAAGTTATTTTCACATGCCAAACCATCCCACCAATTTCATTACAACCCATATCCATATCAATCGAATCAATTGTTGTGTAATCCTgcaagacagacaaaccaaagtGGCAAAGACATGGCCTCCCTGTCAGCGTTACCACTTACTAAAGTGTGTTGCTGTACTACTGGGTGTGATCAGCGGAGGGCAGGAGGTGATAACTCAATAGTCTGGACTTTGATAACAAGGACATGAAACTGAGCAtgtgaaaaaaagaacagcatgaaaaataaataattgctgTGTAAAGGTTCATTCCTCCTCTGCTAGGGCATTATCATGTTAAAACTTATTGTGCATACTCGTTTTTCTATTTTAGTAAGTCCACAAGGCACCACTGAAGATCTGTCCTGTGACTGAACATgtatcatcgtcttcatcacacATTGCAGAAGGATTacttaaaaactgctggatggatatccatctggatacaaaagaaaatcaggATTTTTTCATTTACcgtacttataatggaggattaaaaaaaaatcatatcttgtcaAATATGCATAATAATTCATAAAGGATTCTGATATCcactatcatggaaaatgtcttctggatctgatccagaagacattttaagaTATCTGTTTAATCAGTTGAAAATCCCTGTTGTAAATCTACAGCTGACCCTGCTGGACACAGCCACGAGTTATATAACTTCTCTCTTTGGACCTGACAAGACTTGTCCAGCCCTGAAACAAGGAAGAGAAACcaaatcttaaaaaaaagaaaagaaaaaactctaTGACCTTTGGTTTTTTGTTAGTATCTTGTATTAATAGAGGATTCATTaaatctctgtgttgaataaagacTACTCCGACTTGTAGGAAAGGCTTGTCGAGATTTTGCCTCACATCCAAGAGggttcttcagttctgaagAAATGCTGGGGAGTTCCAGATAGTTAATATTAGTGGGAGTGGTGAAGGTCATGATTATGGCATAACAACCTTAACAACTCCTACTGGGTTTAATATCTGGAACTCCCCAGCAAAGAGCAGTCATCCATCGATCAGTTCATCTGACTGACTGTCATTCCTCATGCTGCCACCACACCAGAACCCACGAGATGTCCACGACATAAACCAATAACACCATCAACAAGGTACTTTTCTCaatatcacattttttttattataaaaaaaaaaatgaaattctttTTATCAGACACATACATCgattttcaaaaacaaaccaaaggaacaagtgaaacagaaacacattgtACGCACATATTTGTATAAAAAGAAGATAAATAGACaaaaatgttcattcatttgtcCGTTTGTTGAAGGTGCTTTTGTTTGGGCTGCCGGAGGTTTATCCGAGTCAGATGAGTGAGACTGCGTTGGTGCTGGTTATGCTGGGAATGAACTCAGTTGGTCTGACTGTAGaggttttctgttttctgaaaaaataaagcacaaatGTGAGCCATATTACTACAGCGAGGACATTTCAATCAAACATGCAGTATCAGTGAATAATTAATGATATCTGTACTCACATGATTTTGGACAGAAGCCTTTTCACTAGATTCGATGTGGGTATCAGGCAGTAGCGACCACCGCCTTTCGTGGTGACGCTGTTGAGACGGACAGCAGAAGACGAgttcagaagaaaagaacgttcTTTGGCACAAATATAGCCGATAAAACAGCCTTATTGATCCAGACAGATGTTTTGTAATAGCTGAAGCCTGACATCAATCTTTCTTCTACTGTTAATGCCACCAGGGGTAGTGTACATAAAAACTTatattaccaaaaaaaaagaaaaaataatgatttgtattttgtacGGATGATGCCTTGCATTTTTCTGATTAAAGATGTATATGTAAGATTATAATGTACTTACAGAATCTCCACTTTGTTACAGAAGAGGGTTGCTCTGTAGATCTGGATGTCTTGTATCTCAGACCCTCTTCGAAGTGACTTTGAGAATCTCTGACAGAGACACTGTGAACCCGATTCACGatctggagaggaagaggagggaagaaaAGGCACATTTATTTGCACAGATTTCTGCTGACAGCTGCAAAAATACATTGAAAAgtattgttttaattatttaaactacaacaatttaaatgctgaaaaatataaaaagcttACGTTGCGCTTTAGCGATGCAGATCATGGCAGCCAAGGCAAAAAGCACTTTCATTATGCTGGACATTGTTGGTTTCTGTGTTCAGCAAGAAGACACAAGTGCTCGGAGAATTGTTGTTTCTTGCTGGGAAGATGCTAGAAATGAGTAGCTAGAGAGACGAGAGCCGTGATGAGCAGAGGCTGGGGGCAATCTTAAATACCCTCGACAGACGCATTCATCGTTCTTCCTGTGATCAAGGGAAAGTTTTGAGACTGGAAAGTGAAACTGGAAAaccacaacaaaaaaagcaccCACGTCTTCCACAGCTCCCCTtcttagaaaataaataaattaatgaataaataaataaatcatgcttTTATTATCGACACTAAATTTAAATATACCATTTATATGATGCAGCAACACATTTAATGCAAAACATCCCCAAAAAagccaaacaaataaatacagatggAAGAAAAATTATGAAACCCACTGCGTATTAGATCTATTTGTGAAACAAGCTGTTTAGCATTAGTTTTACAATAAccacatcaaacaaaaacatttcaaacagctCAATGAAACAGATATTTCATGTTTCCCCATATATAGCACAAAAcgttattttttactgactgctGCAGTTTCAAAAATCCACACCTTAATGAACACCCATCCCTAGTGTTTCATCGAGACCCCTTAGGTTCAAGGACTTAAGTCAGGCACCTGAGCACCACTTCAGAATGTCCCAAAACGTCTTCTGAGACCAAGCTTTGGATGATTTTGATGTTTTCTCTCGACCATTGTCTACCTCAACAAAGCTGTCTGAGCTCGTCTTTCCACACGGGCTTCTGGCTTGCTCACCACCAAACTGAATTAGCACAGTTTTAGCTACAAATTTAGCTGGGGTGAAagtctctaatattaaattattgtttgttggtttttacATGAGTCCTATGAGACTAACTACAGCATTCTGGATCCACAGATCTGCTGGAGCCGTCATTGCGTCATTTTTGCGTAAGCATCGTTTGCATTGACATATTTGATCATTGTATCCATATAATAGCTATTTATTCCCAACAGATGAAACAAATGTGCAAATCACAACTGAACTGAATGAgtttcaattaaataaaaagaaaatgtaataaaataaagtttaaacactttattaatccccGAGGGGGAATTAAAAGGCACCAAGACCAGGacaagaacaaacagaacatcagacaataaaacagacacaaagtTGTAGAATAAAAATTTAATATGTagacatttttaacattttaacaggaaaatgacagacagacacatagaGAGATAGAAAGCTAGAAAGATATACATAGAAGGTGTGGGCTGGTGAATTTTTCTGCACAGAAGTCTGCATTGGTCTTCTTTGCATCAGTGGTTAACACCTTCAAGAGCTGCAACACAAAGCCCaagtatgaaaaaaataattctttcCGCTGTAGTCGTGGTCGACATGCAGTCATGATTTCCACTGCTTCCTTTGTAGTTGCATGGTAAGTACACTGTCATAATGTCTGTGGTGGGGAAAAAGACAATATTAGCAATAGAACTGAAGGGATGTCACTATGTGGACCTTaatattaatgttatttaatttaacttaGAAGTACGGTAACTGCATTTTTTGATAAATGttttgtgaatatttatttgtaatttaaatgtttgcatatgcagtattttgtatgtttgtatgtgtaGCATTTAAGGACTGCAACTCTTATTTCATTGTGAAAACACATGCTAAAATAACAAAGTGAATGACATGTATTGATGAAATCCACTAGAGGCAGTGGATGAAAGCGACGAGTCTTCTCATGTGGATGAACCAGGCCTTTAAGTACAGCGACATCCAAGCGTTTTAAAGTCATCCCACGTCCCAGAGTGGCTTCATACTGCTTTTTCACGGCTGAACCTGACATTTGGCTCGTATAATGAAACTGTACTTTCACTTGATGTTCTTCAAACCAGTTTCTTTACCCTTAAAACTCAagtcattctcaaagttctgcCACGGCAGACTGAGCTAATTTAAGAACACATCAGGGCCTTCCCTGTCGATGGAGAGCAGCGAAAGAGACTTTCTGTTATTTCTGCACACTGACCAAACTACATCGGTCAGGTGGTCAAACAGCAGTAACTTTCACAACAGTAATGAAATCCGGTCACGAGGCGAGACATGCCTTTGTAGAACGCTGCGTCATTTTCCAGGCTCTGCTTGACCTACCGGGGAATTTCGTAGTCACAGAGGCGCTCGACTGCTACGGCTGCTTCTATTTTCATTCTGACAGACAGACTGCACTCAGCCAGcctgaatattttatatttcccTGAAGTTAATATTTTATGGGTTTCAACTTTCAATTATTGTGGAGTTTGAAGTACGACTCActctcagtaaaaaaaacataaagtaAAGCGTGATCCATTGATTCACACACATTGACACATTTTGTGGATGAGGGGAAAATAtgcttgtcttttatttttattttatattactgaCTGTGTAAGTGGATGTTGTTCTGTGCTTACCGACCAAAACTATCATTAATAatagaatgttttcatttgtgaaGTTGTGCTCTTCACCACAAAGAACGAAGCGACAGGAAGAGCGTCAGCAGTCTCTTCCTCTTCGGCCCGCTGTTGCGCCTCTCATTTCAGTTTAAACGATTTCCATAAGGGTGAGACGTCTGATGAAATTCAATAAACCAGAACGTAATGCTGTGACTCTGACAGCAACAGCATTTAAGCACAGAAAAAGCCTTGTCATGTGGGCAGGGTTAATAAAGTTGTGAACCACTGGTCTAATccaattatttttgttttttttaatttagtaACCATAGGCATAGAAATCAAATGAGtataatatattaaaaacatacatttcCACGTGAAATGTAATTTAGGTAAAATGGAAGCAAATACACAACATTtaatcgatagatagatagatagatagatgtatatgtgtgtacagtgtatCCCCATACATGTTGAGTTGGTGGGTTAAAACAGCTTAAAGTATTAGACGTAATTCATAATGCTGTTCCCTTGTGTTGTTCCCAAGTAAGGTTTATTCACACCACGGGTCTCATATTACCCAGTTTTAAAGTTGTTTACATTCAATATGTGAATGATGGAAATATGCATAATGAccgagtgtgtttgtgaaaccTCTGAAACGGCTCTGAAGGATTATGCCTGATTTATTTCATCCTAAACAGAATGGCTGATTATTTCTTGCACAACTTTCACATGACTGAGGCGCCACTGGGTGCTCTGAGGTAAGTGTGAAAACGAAAACTCCGAGAGTCGATATGACAAAATGAGTCTTCGAGACTTTCCGCCCCCCCAAATGAATGTTTCCTTATAAGGGGGGGTTTCTTGCACTGGAAACATCATTGTGGTGCTGGTTTCCCTTCCTTGTTTCAACCCACTAAATAATGGCCTctggaaagacacacacacacattcataatatatatatatttttatgagAATTGGGATAAACTCACACCTTTACCACGATCTCTGATATAATAACTCTCAATAAAAGCATGATTAATGTAAGAATCACTAATAAGACAATTTGTTTCTTACAAGgttttattattcttatttccCTGCTTTTTATTGCATTGGAAATGGTAACTTATTTCATGTCTAAACTCTAAACCTTCTGCTCTATGTAATACTGAGATGTTTCACTGTGAATAATCAACACAATAACACCACTTCAACAACAGATGACCTGCAGTCTTACATGAGTTCTCCACACTGGTGTTTACCAGTACAGGATCCCACGACAGTTGCCATAGAAACTCCAGTGCGTGGCACCAGCAGAGCTGAGGGTGGAATTCATTTTCAAAGGATTTAAACGTGGTTGAACACAGACAAAGGCATGACGTAAAACCAGACAGTATGGTTGAGGGTATCAAAagatttttaattcattcatattaatTTCACAAAACATTGgaaggtaaaaaacaaacaaacatatttgatagatttttcagttttcttttatttcattagcATACATTGAGCATTGGGACTACATAATTACAGTGTTATTACATGATGGATAAGATGGACAGTTGTGGCAATATTAATTTGCCTCTAAGCTTTTTAAATTCCTATTTAATAATATTCCTTATACATAATACACACCTACACCTCAATGTCTCATATACAGTACTGCGATGTTTCATATTTCAGCAATGGCC of the Brachionichthys hirsutus isolate HB-005 chromosome 6, CSIRO-AGI_Bhir_v1, whole genome shotgun sequence genome contains:
- the LOC137895363 gene encoding C-X-C motif chemokine 11-6-like, yielding MSSIMKVLFALAAMICIAKAQHRESGSQCLCQRFSKSLRRGSEIQDIQIYRATLFCNKVEILVTTKGGGRYCLIPTSNLVKRLLSKIIKQKTSTVRPTEFIPSITSTNAVSLI